In the Chlorobium limicola DSM 245 genome, one interval contains:
- the trxA gene encoding thioredoxin: MTTDKVDFQCDVLEQSHDLPVLVDFWAAWCAPCRMLAPVLESLAEKHAASWKLVKINTEEFPDIASRYDVKSIPSVKLFVNGEVVDEFSGALPEYQIEQWLKNAIPSPYAKEVALAEDFFRQGKNGMAVSLAEGVLQKEPDNRKAIALFLKLRLFSNPEDSLRLSRRLEGEAGYADITEAAQMICRLLMLPKQDLPEHPVRDLYVDAISKLAEENFDAALAGFIAVIREHRYYDDDSSRKVCIAIFKYLGEEHEITLRYRKLFERSLY; encoded by the coding sequence ATGACAACAGATAAGGTTGATTTTCAGTGTGACGTACTTGAGCAGAGTCATGATTTGCCGGTGCTTGTCGATTTCTGGGCAGCGTGGTGTGCGCCCTGCCGGATGCTTGCTCCGGTTCTTGAGAGCCTTGCCGAAAAGCACGCCGCTTCATGGAAACTGGTTAAAATAAATACGGAAGAGTTTCCTGATATCGCTTCCCGGTATGATGTGAAAAGTATTCCAAGTGTCAAGCTGTTTGTTAACGGAGAGGTTGTCGATGAGTTTTCGGGAGCTCTTCCGGAATACCAGATCGAGCAGTGGCTGAAAAATGCCATTCCCAGTCCTTATGCAAAGGAAGTCGCTCTGGCTGAAGATTTTTTCAGGCAGGGGAAGAACGGAATGGCCGTATCGCTTGCGGAAGGGGTATTGCAGAAAGAACCGGATAACAGGAAAGCCATCGCATTGTTTCTCAAATTGCGCCTTTTTTCGAATCCGGAAGATTCGTTGCGTTTAAGCCGTCGGCTTGAAGGTGAAGCCGGGTATGCCGATATCACTGAAGCGGCACAGATGATATGTCGTCTGCTTATGCTTCCGAAACAGGATCTCCCCGAACACCCGGTTCGTGATCTGTATGTAGATGCCATATCGAAACTTGCCGAAGAGAACTTCGATGCGGCATTGGCTGGATTTATTGCGGTGATTCGCGAACACCGGTATTATGACGACGACAGTTCGCGCAAAGTCTGCATCGCGATTTTCAAATATCTTGGTGAAGAACATGAAATAACCCTCAGGTATCGAAAGCTTTTTGAGCGCTCACTCTATTAG
- a CDS encoding 5' nucleotidase, NT5C type: MREKHKIVIGVDLDGVCADFYGRMREIAAEWFEKSIEELPPDVSYGLSEWGVLDRSQYESLHRFAVTQRELFSSMDMIAGARKYLRKLSDEGYRIRIITHRLYIHYFHASAVQQTVEWLDSHGIPYWDLCFMKEKEQVGADIYIEDTPDNILQLRERGLHTICFANSTNTHIAAPRALSWEQTYFLVGDHTARYLKR; encoded by the coding sequence ATGCGGGAAAAGCATAAAATTGTCATCGGTGTAGATCTTGACGGTGTATGCGCCGATTTTTATGGGCGTATGCGCGAGATTGCGGCCGAATGGTTTGAAAAGTCGATCGAAGAACTGCCGCCTGACGTTTCATACGGTCTCAGTGAGTGGGGCGTGCTCGACAGAAGTCAATATGAAAGTCTTCACCGGTTTGCCGTAACACAGAGAGAGCTGTTCAGCAGTATGGATATGATTGCCGGCGCAAGGAAGTACCTGCGCAAACTCTCGGATGAAGGATATCGGATACGGATAATTACCCATCGGCTTTACATTCATTATTTCCATGCCTCCGCGGTACAGCAGACCGTCGAATGGCTTGACAGCCACGGTATTCCCTACTGGGATCTCTGTTTCATGAAAGAGAAAGAACAGGTTGGTGCCGATATTTATATAGAGGACACCCCCGACAACATACTGCAGCTTCGGGAGCGCGGTCTGCATACCATCTGTTTCGCCAACAGCACCAATACGCATATTGCTGCACCAAGGGCATTATCGTGGGAGCAGACTTACTTTTTGGTAGGAGATCACACTGCCCGATACCTCAAGCGTTGA
- a CDS encoding YXWGXW repeat-containing protein, protein MKKHVLLATLAAGLLIFQPSGQVLAEVDVNINIGAPGFVVGYNPDFFYVPDLGYSISYGGPYDIISYGGYYYLYHNGRWYRSNHYRHGRWVIVDHHRIPYKIRRHHWNDIRRYRDVHYRKIHPNKFRDHRDRDWDRRDRDWDHRDRNWDRNDRRDRNDRRDRNDHEWRRDR, encoded by the coding sequence ATGAAGAAACACGTTTTACTTGCAACGCTGGCAGCAGGATTACTGATCTTCCAACCTTCCGGCCAGGTTCTTGCCGAGGTTGATGTTAACATCAACATAGGTGCGCCAGGTTTCGTCGTCGGGTACAATCCTGATTTCTTTTACGTACCCGATCTTGGTTACTCCATATCGTATGGAGGCCCATACGATATTATCAGCTATGGCGGTTACTACTACCTGTATCACAACGGAAGATGGTATCGGTCAAACCATTATCGCCATGGAAGATGGGTGATCGTCGATCATCACAGAATCCCCTATAAAATCAGAAGGCATCACTGGAATGACATCAGGAGATACAGGGACGTTCATTACAGAAAAATCCACCCGAACAAGTTCAGGGATCACCGTGACCGCGATTGGGACCGCAGAGACCGCGATTGGGACCACAGAGACCGTAACTGGGACCGCAATGACCGCAGAGACCGCAATGACCGCAGAGATCGCAATGACCATGAATGGAGGCGTGACCGCTGA
- a CDS encoding class I SAM-dependent rRNA methyltransferase, with the protein MQTIHLKPKEQRRLLKGHLWVFSNELQTVPGDIAAGETVRLVTHDDRLIGTGFYNPHSLISFRLLSRSGEIPDKEFFKKKIAEALALREKIYRLDDTNAWRLVHGESDGLPGLVIDRFNRAIVLQAFSAGMDRHLPLVCDVIEELLQPEAIILRNESVLRELEGLPLYKEIIKGERSATLQTIHDAGISYEVDLYEGQKTGFFLDQRENRKIIRSFSEGADVLDVFTNDGGFALNALRGGARSAIMVDISEETLKRAEKNAVLNGFENFSLVASDAFDMLGKMVEAKELFDVVVLDPPSFTKSRKNLPTALKAYKRLNKLGLQLIKPGGFLATASCSHHVNEEDFLAAIHQAALAAGKQLRMIYKNAQPPDHPVLLSMPETGYLKFACFYVTG; encoded by the coding sequence ATGCAAACCATCCATCTCAAACCAAAAGAACAACGGCGACTGCTTAAAGGACACCTGTGGGTGTTCAGCAATGAACTGCAGACCGTTCCCGGCGATATTGCCGCAGGCGAAACCGTCCGTCTCGTCACCCATGACGACCGGCTTATCGGCACCGGATTCTATAATCCGCACTCGCTCATATCTTTCCGCCTCCTTTCCCGCAGCGGAGAAATTCCTGACAAAGAGTTTTTCAAAAAGAAAATAGCCGAAGCACTCGCACTTCGCGAAAAAATCTACAGGTTGGACGACACCAATGCATGGCGTCTTGTGCATGGCGAATCGGACGGCCTGCCTGGACTCGTTATCGACCGCTTCAACCGGGCGATTGTTCTGCAGGCTTTTTCAGCGGGAATGGACCGGCATCTTCCTCTTGTCTGTGACGTCATCGAAGAATTGCTGCAGCCTGAAGCGATCATACTGCGTAACGAATCGGTACTGCGGGAACTTGAAGGACTCCCGCTCTACAAGGAAATTATCAAGGGCGAACGGTCAGCGACCCTGCAGACCATTCATGATGCAGGCATCAGCTATGAAGTGGATCTTTACGAAGGGCAAAAAACCGGATTTTTTCTCGATCAGCGTGAAAATCGCAAAATCATCAGATCTTTTTCAGAAGGAGCCGATGTCCTGGATGTATTTACAAACGATGGCGGATTTGCTCTCAATGCGTTGCGCGGAGGAGCCCGTTCGGCCATTATGGTAGATATTTCAGAAGAGACCCTGAAACGGGCCGAAAAAAATGCCGTATTGAACGGATTTGAAAACTTCAGCCTTGTTGCCTCGGATGCGTTTGATATGCTGGGTAAAATGGTGGAGGCAAAAGAGCTTTTCGATGTAGTGGTACTCGATCCGCCAAGCTTCACCAAAAGCCGAAAAAACCTGCCGACGGCACTTAAGGCCTATAAAAGACTCAACAAGCTCGGGCTGCAGCTGATTAAACCCGGCGGCTTCCTTGCCACAGCCTCATGCTCGCACCATGTAAACGAAGAGGATTTTCTTGCTGCTATTCATCAGGCCGCGCTTGCCGCCGGAAAACAGCTGCGGATGATCTATAAAAACGCCCAGCCACCCGATCATCCGGTACTGCTCTCTATGCCTGAAACCGGCTATCTGAAATTTGCCTGTTTCTATGTGACCGGCTGA
- a CDS encoding DUF4292 domain-containing protein: MMNRIVTLFLVVFFFFLQYGCADFETVIRDEVPDRPTVLTRELADLYREVAGASPLVRSLDGYADITIKTPRRKERVYCNIQLVRYRESRMIVSAGLLGWPVADLYFGKDSLYVHDMLNNRLLAGRNSEENLEKILGVPSGYRLLSESLLGLVNLDEAVEDVSSVKKGEGRVLYVFEKNRIRKEMVIDSENRTLTSLVIRNGPGELSTTLYFRNFKPYRLENKVMLIPQQIEMVLSRTGDLQENAYRLLIDYDKRVINPEALSIKFARPRNARLINFDDIGVLPWL, translated from the coding sequence ATGATGAACAGAATTGTAACGCTTTTCCTGGTCGTATTTTTTTTCTTTCTGCAGTATGGATGTGCTGATTTTGAGACGGTTATTCGTGACGAAGTACCTGACAGGCCGACAGTGCTTACCCGTGAACTTGCCGATCTGTACCGTGAGGTTGCCGGGGCATCGCCACTGGTACGTTCTCTTGACGGTTATGCAGATATAACGATAAAAACACCCAGGAGAAAAGAGCGAGTCTACTGTAACATTCAACTGGTGCGCTACAGGGAGTCAAGAATGATTGTTTCGGCAGGTCTGCTTGGATGGCCGGTTGCCGATCTGTATTTCGGAAAGGATTCACTGTACGTACACGATATGCTCAATAATCGGCTTCTGGCTGGCAGGAACAGTGAGGAAAATCTTGAAAAAATTCTTGGAGTTCCTTCCGGTTATCGGCTTCTGTCGGAATCACTGCTCGGTCTGGTGAACCTTGATGAGGCGGTTGAAGATGTCAGCAGCGTGAAGAAAGGAGAGGGCAGGGTGCTCTATGTTTTTGAAAAAAACCGGATCAGAAAAGAGATGGTGATCGATTCTGAAAATCGGACACTGACCTCGCTTGTTATCCGGAACGGGCCAGGAGAGCTTTCGACAACCCTCTATTTCAGGAATTTTAAGCCCTACAGGCTTGAAAACAAGGTGATGCTGATACCACAGCAGATCGAAATGGTCCTTTCGCGCACAGGTGATCTTCAGGAGAATGCTTATCGTCTTCTGATCGATTACGATAAGCGGGTTATCAATCCCGAAGCGCTTTCCATAAAATTTGCAAGACCCCGAAATGCACGATTGATCAATTTTGACGATATCGGAGTTCTGCCATGGCTGTGA
- a CDS encoding superoxide dismutase: protein MAYQQPALPYAENALEPHISAKTIGFHYGKHHAAYVNNFNNLVTGTPFDSMSIEEVICTTAGDAQKIGVFNNGAQAWNHSFYWNCLSANGGGKPSGELAAKIDGDFGSFDKFVEELKAAAATQFGSGWAWLVLDNGTLKVVKTGNAQTPITSGQTPLLCVDVWEHAYYLDYQNRRPDYVAATIENLLNWKFAEENYQSAK from the coding sequence ATGGCATATCAGCAACCAGCGCTCCCTTACGCGGAAAATGCGCTTGAGCCGCATATTTCAGCGAAAACCATCGGATTCCATTACGGCAAACACCATGCGGCATATGTGAACAATTTCAATAACCTTGTAACCGGAACTCCGTTCGATTCAATGAGTATCGAGGAGGTTATCTGCACAACGGCCGGCGATGCTCAGAAAATCGGCGTATTCAATAACGGCGCCCAGGCCTGGAACCACTCCTTCTACTGGAACTGCCTCTCTGCAAACGGCGGCGGAAAACCCTCAGGCGAGCTGGCAGCGAAAATCGACGGCGATTTCGGCAGTTTCGACAAGTTTGTCGAGGAACTGAAAGCCGCCGCAGCGACCCAGTTCGGCAGCGGATGGGCCTGGCTGGTGCTCGATAACGGAACACTGAAAGTGGTAAAAACCGGAAATGCGCAAACCCCTATTACCTCCGGACAGACACCATTGCTCTGTGTCGATGTGTGGGAACACGCCTACTACCTCGATTACCAGAACAGGAGGCCGGACTATGTAGCCGCAACTATCGAAAACCTGCTGAACTGGAAGTTCGCAGAAGAGAACTACCAGTCCGCAAAATAA
- the coaE gene encoding dephospho-CoA kinase (Dephospho-CoA kinase (CoaE) performs the final step in coenzyme A biosynthesis.) produces the protein MIPVRNYPFLVGVTGGIGSGKSTVCRFLAEMGCALFEADRVAKELQCSDPEIIAGIRDLFGGDVYAVGAGGVLLLDRRRIAGEVFSDSEKLLALNRLVHPKVYEAFHVAADRAARQGNTVLVKEAAILFETGKTAELDLVVVVAAGTELRVQRAVDKGMGSREDILVRIAAQWPQDKLIENAGYVIYNEGTLDDLHKETEKLYAFIVQRALSCRNNV, from the coding sequence ATGATTCCGGTCAGGAACTATCCATTTCTGGTAGGAGTAACCGGCGGCATAGGAAGCGGTAAATCAACCGTTTGCAGATTTCTGGCCGAAATGGGATGTGCGCTTTTTGAAGCCGACCGGGTTGCAAAAGAACTTCAGTGTTCCGATCCGGAAATCATTGCCGGCATTCGCGATCTTTTTGGTGGCGATGTCTATGCTGTCGGTGCCGGAGGGGTGTTGCTGCTCGATCGACGTCGCATCGCCGGCGAAGTGTTTTCAGATTCCGAAAAGCTTCTTGCTCTGAACCGCCTTGTGCATCCAAAAGTCTATGAGGCTTTTCATGTTGCGGCAGACAGGGCCGCGCGGCAGGGAAATACCGTGCTTGTAAAAGAAGCCGCAATTCTTTTTGAGACAGGTAAAACCGCAGAACTTGATCTGGTGGTCGTGGTCGCTGCAGGCACTGAGCTTCGGGTGCAGAGGGCAGTGGATAAAGGGATGGGTTCAAGAGAGGATATCCTCGTAAGGATTGCTGCACAATGGCCGCAGGACAAACTGATTGAAAATGCCGGATATGTGATCTATAATGAAGGCACGCTCGATGATTTGCATAAGGAGACTGAAAAACTGTATGCATTCATAGTGCAGCGGGCTTTATCATGCCGAAATAACGTTTGA
- a CDS encoding alpha/beta hydrolase produces MNRNFTARPSIETVMVPGITLAGNPLDDPYERYVQVYLPPSYDGTRRFPVIYLLSGFASTGRSFMNYSFGRPTVPEMAEKLISEGTMRESLIVMPDCMTRYGGSQYVDSDATGRYETYIVEELIPFIDRSFATLPKRENRAIAGKSSGGFGALRLAMKHPDCFSSAACHSGDMHFELCYRPNFPAAAQILDRYQGSLSAFLDTYESALKKPRNEFPLLDIIAMAAAYSPDRNRPAPENMRLPFDPYTCEIIEPVWKEWLAFDPLSMIEHKEYRDALRSLSLLYLDCGSFDEYNLQYGHRIFSAKAKKYAIAHRYEEFPDSHTDTSYRYGVSLPELSNVISA; encoded by the coding sequence ATGAACCGGAACTTCACCGCACGGCCATCGATCGAAACGGTTATGGTGCCCGGTATAACACTTGCCGGAAACCCTCTGGATGACCCTTATGAACGGTACGTGCAGGTCTATCTTCCCCCTTCGTACGACGGCACGAGAAGATTTCCGGTAATCTATCTGCTTTCGGGATTCGCATCGACAGGCAGAAGTTTCATGAACTACAGTTTCGGAAGGCCGACTGTACCGGAAATGGCAGAAAAGCTCATATCCGAAGGCACGATGCGGGAAAGTCTTATCGTCATGCCGGACTGCATGACGCGGTACGGCGGATCTCAATATGTCGATTCCGATGCGACAGGACGTTATGAAACCTATATCGTCGAAGAACTGATTCCGTTCATCGACCGTTCATTTGCAACACTGCCGAAAAGGGAAAACCGCGCCATAGCGGGAAAATCATCGGGCGGGTTCGGAGCCCTCCGCCTCGCCATGAAGCATCCCGACTGTTTTTCCTCTGCCGCATGCCACAGTGGCGACATGCACTTCGAGCTCTGTTACAGACCAAACTTCCCCGCTGCCGCTCAAATTCTTGACCGGTACCAGGGAAGCCTCTCCGCATTCCTTGACACCTATGAATCGGCGCTGAAAAAACCGCGAAATGAATTTCCCCTCCTTGACATCATTGCCATGGCGGCAGCATATTCGCCCGACAGGAACAGGCCGGCACCGGAAAACATGCGCCTGCCGTTCGATCCCTATACCTGTGAAATTATCGAACCGGTATGGAAAGAGTGGCTGGCTTTCGATCCGCTCAGCATGATCGAACATAAAGAGTACCGCGATGCTCTGCGATCGCTAAGCCTGCTCTACCTCGACTGCGGAAGTTTCGACGAGTACAATCTGCAATACGGCCACCGGATATTTTCTGCCAAAGCGAAAAAGTACGCTATTGCGCACCGCTATGAGGAGTTCCCTGATTCCCATACAGATACCTCTTACCGCTACGGAGTGTCCCTGCCGGAGCTCTCAAACGTTATTTCGGCATGA
- the tatC gene encoding twin-arginine translocase subunit TatC yields the protein MSQEIESTKQSMPDPLPVRDESDTESLENANASENNLLENIPPETTGTEPEESSESGEKPDEMNFIEHLDEIRARLIKAGAAFLVITALAGIYADTLVNEVLIGPLKRSSEAITLQNLVPYGQVSLYLQVVFFSGFVLSFPIIAYQIWKFVEPGLHEKERSASRFIILFISLCFFAGIAFGYFVFLPISLTFFAGFGSSLIKNNIAVQDYISFVMGTLLTTGLVFELPFISYVLSKIGLLTPAFMRFYRKHAIVTLMVVAAIVTPSTDLVTQLVIGVPMILLYEISIWISTYVNRKNNALQYK from the coding sequence ATGAGTCAGGAAATCGAATCGACAAAACAATCAATGCCGGATCCTCTACCGGTCCGGGATGAAAGCGACACGGAATCTCTTGAAAACGCGAACGCTTCGGAAAATAACCTGCTGGAAAACATACCTCCTGAAACGACCGGTACGGAGCCGGAAGAATCATCTGAATCCGGGGAGAAACCCGATGAGATGAATTTTATCGAGCATCTTGATGAGATCCGAGCCCGACTGATCAAGGCCGGAGCAGCGTTTCTTGTGATAACTGCTCTTGCAGGAATCTATGCCGACACACTGGTCAATGAAGTGCTGATCGGACCTCTGAAAAGAAGCAGCGAAGCAATAACATTGCAGAACCTCGTTCCCTACGGTCAGGTATCACTCTATCTGCAGGTTGTGTTTTTTTCGGGATTCGTGCTTTCGTTCCCCATTATAGCCTATCAGATCTGGAAATTCGTAGAACCCGGTCTGCATGAAAAAGAGCGGAGTGCCTCACGGTTCATAATCCTTTTCATCTCGCTCTGTTTTTTTGCAGGGATCGCGTTCGGGTACTTCGTCTTTCTCCCTATATCCCTGACTTTTTTTGCCGGCTTCGGAAGCTCGCTGATCAAGAACAACATCGCCGTCCAGGACTACATCAGTTTTGTAATGGGAACCCTCCTGACCACAGGCCTCGTGTTCGAACTCCCATTCATCTCTTACGTCCTTTCGAAAATCGGCCTGCTCACACCGGCATTCATGCGTTTCTACCGTAAACATGCCATTGTAACGCTCATGGTTGTCGCAGCTATCGTCACCCCTTCGACAGATCTGGTAACCCAGCTTGTCATCGGCGTACCCATGATATTGCTTTATGAAATCAGTATCTGGATATCGACCTATGTAAACCGCAAAAATAACGCACTGCAATACAAATGA
- a CDS encoding polyprenyl synthetase family protein, whose protein sequence is MNIKDVTASVADEIELFQQKYKAVLHSSNTLVDKVTRYVLRQQGKQIRPALVLLSAKICGGVTEVTYRAAIMVELLHSATLIHDDVVDGAEMRRGLASINALWKNKISVLIGDYLLSKGLLYSLDHKDYASLHTVSDAVRRMSEGEILQIQKTRSLDISEEDYISVISDKTASLIASSCAMGAASATDDDTMIAGMKRYGEYLGLAFQIRDDLLDYTGDSKKTGKQMGIDIKDKKITLPLIYALRQAPASEQKMIRSILKSSKKRAVKSDEVIDFVTRKGGLEYAAEIAEGFAAQAVASITPFPECGAKTSLLHLVDFVMKRQH, encoded by the coding sequence GTGAATATCAAGGATGTTACTGCATCGGTAGCCGACGAGATCGAACTTTTTCAGCAGAAATACAAAGCCGTTCTGCATTCGAGCAATACGCTTGTCGATAAGGTTACCCGGTATGTGCTTCGCCAGCAGGGCAAACAGATTCGCCCCGCACTCGTGCTGCTTTCAGCAAAAATATGCGGAGGAGTAACCGAGGTCACCTATCGTGCGGCCATTATGGTCGAGTTGCTTCATTCTGCCACACTGATTCATGATGATGTCGTTGACGGGGCAGAAATGCGCCGTGGACTGGCTTCCATCAATGCTTTGTGGAAAAACAAGATATCTGTGCTGATCGGCGACTATCTGCTCTCAAAAGGCCTGCTCTATTCACTCGATCACAAGGATTACGCATCGCTGCACACCGTTTCGGATGCCGTCCGGAGAATGAGTGAGGGTGAGATTCTGCAGATACAGAAAACGCGAAGCCTCGATATTTCCGAAGAGGATTATATCAGCGTCATTTCAGACAAGACGGCATCGCTGATTGCCTCGTCGTGTGCCATGGGAGCTGCCAGCGCAACTGACGACGACACCATGATCGCCGGGATGAAGCGCTATGGCGAATATCTGGGACTTGCTTTTCAGATACGTGATGATCTGCTCGATTACACCGGAGACTCGAAAAAAACCGGCAAGCAGATGGGTATCGATATAAAGGATAAAAAAATAACCCTTCCTCTCATTTACGCGCTTCGTCAGGCTCCGGCTTCCGAGCAGAAAATGATCCGTTCCATTCTCAAAAGCTCGAAGAAAAGAGCTGTTAAAAGCGATGAAGTTATCGATTTTGTCACAAGAAAAGGCGGACTGGAATATGCTGCAGAAATTGCCGAAGGATTTGCCGCTCAGGCGGTTGCTTCAATTACCCCGTTTCCGGAGTGTGGAGCAAAAACATCGCTGCTTCATCTTGTCGATTTTGTCATGAAACGGCAGCATTAG
- a CDS encoding PASTA domain-containing protein, with product MKKAGLMVLAVFALLVVFDRILMPLYIAQGQHKTVPEVSGMDYDDAVRVLRDAGLDARKSYHVKYLSRIDSNIVISQTPVAGSLVKPGRTVYLVVNRQEKPSFQMPDLYGRPEFDVRQTLARLDLSIDNVQISTVTTPEEDGRVISQSIPAQTMVKSGASVSIIVGKLEIEAEGLRKIAVPDVLGMSLSEAQETMSGNGLSTGRITYEYSAILVPNTVISQKPGANAFVSPGMPVDFTVVTAAE from the coding sequence ATGAAGAAAGCCGGATTGATGGTTCTTGCCGTTTTTGCCTTGCTTGTTGTTTTCGACAGGATTCTCATGCCGCTCTATATTGCTCAGGGACAGCATAAAACCGTTCCCGAGGTTAGCGGCATGGATTATGATGACGCTGTAAGAGTGCTCAGGGATGCAGGACTCGATGCCAGGAAAAGCTATCATGTGAAATATCTCAGCAGGATAGATTCCAATATCGTAATCTCTCAGACTCCGGTAGCCGGTTCTCTGGTAAAACCGGGCAGAACGGTTTATCTCGTCGTAAACCGTCAGGAAAAACCGAGTTTTCAGATGCCGGATCTTTATGGTCGTCCGGAGTTCGATGTTCGTCAGACGCTTGCCCGTCTTGATCTGTCTATCGATAATGTGCAGATAAGTACCGTTACCACTCCGGAGGAAGACGGCAGAGTCATCAGCCAGTCCATTCCAGCTCAAACCATGGTAAAATCGGGAGCGTCTGTTTCGATTATTGTCGGGAAACTCGAGATTGAAGCAGAGGGGCTTCGCAAGATTGCCGTTCCCGATGTGCTCGGCATGTCGCTTTCGGAAGCTCAGGAGACCATGTCCGGCAATGGCCTGTCTACCGGCAGGATCACCTATGAATATTCAGCGATACTGGTACCGAACACGGTTATAAGCCAGAAGCCGGGAGCCAATGCGTTTGTCTCTCCCGGCATGCCGGTTGACTTCACGGTCGTAACGGCTGCGGAGTAG
- a CDS encoding DUF2934 domain-containing protein, whose protein sequence is MAKKTAEKETPDKTTVTKNTGKTAKISTEKTVKSEPSAKKTPVKKKKTPEPGTPENPPAVIVMSEEEIRIAAYFKWEQKGRPHGSDVDDWLEAEDSLTD, encoded by the coding sequence ATGGCAAAAAAAACGGCTGAAAAAGAAACCCCGGATAAAACAACCGTAACGAAGAATACTGGAAAAACAGCAAAAATCAGCACCGAAAAAACAGTCAAATCAGAACCTTCGGCAAAAAAAACTCCTGTAAAAAAGAAAAAAACTCCTGAACCCGGCACACCGGAAAATCCGCCGGCAGTAATCGTTATGAGTGAAGAGGAGATTCGAATTGCCGCCTATTTTAAATGGGAACAGAAAGGACGTCCTCACGGTTCGGATGTAGATGACTGGCTCGAAGCAGAAGATTCTCTTACCGACTGA